A window of the Gossypium hirsutum isolate 1008001.06 chromosome A05, Gossypium_hirsutum_v2.1, whole genome shotgun sequence genome harbors these coding sequences:
- the LOC107957781 gene encoding histone H3.3, translating into MARTKQTARKSTGGKAPRKQLATKAARKSAPTTGGVKKPHRYRPGTVALREIRKYQKSTELLIRKLPFQRLVREIAQDFKTDLRFQSHAVLALQEAAEAYLVGLFEDTNLCAIHAKRVTIMPKDIQLARRIRGERA; encoded by the exons ATGGCCCGTACGAAGCAAACTGCTCGTAAATCCACCGGCGGCAAGGCTCCAAGGAAGCAGCTTGCCACTAag GCTGCTCGCAAGTCGGCACCGACAACCGGAGGCGTGAAAAAGCCTCACCGATATCGCCCTGGAACTGTAGCTCTGCG TGAAATCCGGAAGTACCAGAAAAGTACTGAACTCCTCATCAGGAAACTGCCTTTCCAAAGGCTCGTTCGTGAAATTGCCCAAGACTTTAAG ACCGATCTGCGTTTCCAGAGCCATGCTGTTTTGGCGTTGCAAGAGGCGGCAGAGGCATACCTTGTTGGATTGTTCGAAGATACCAACCTGTGCGCCATTCATGCTAAGCGTGTTACAATCATGCCCAAGGACATTCAACTAGCTAGGAGGATTCGTGGTGAAAGGGCTTAA
- the LOC107957782 gene encoding cytochrome c oxidase subunit 6b-1: MADAQTEKPLSLSEQYALKEKEEKSDVTTKPAEAKEVENPVNAATGSGDVTEKLEETSADPVEGSTEAPPPAAEESTEANPATGNSGEDAAEENSGDSGETPEIKLETAPADFRFPTTNQTRHCFTRYIEYHRCVAAKGEGAPECDKFARYYRALCPGEWIDRWNEQRENGTFPGPL; the protein is encoded by the exons ATGGCGGATGCTCAAACTGAAAAACCCCTTTCCCTTTCCGAg CAATATGCACTTAAGGAGAAAGAGGAAAAATCAGATGTGACTACAAAACCAGCAGAAGCAAAAGAGGTTGAAAATCCTGTAAATGCTGCCACTGGTTCTGGTGATGTAACTGAGAAATTGGAGGAGACTTCTGCCGATCCAGTTGAGGGAAGCACTGAGGCCCCTCCTCCTGCTGCTGAAGAAAGCACTGAAGCAAATCCTGCCACTGGGAACAGTGGAGAAGATGCTGCAGAGGAAAACTCGGGTGACTCTGGGGAAACTCCAGAGATAAAG CTTGAGACTGCCCCAGCAGATTTCCGCTTCCCAACTACGAACCAAACAAGGCATTGCTTCACACGATATATTGAGTACCACCG TTGTGTAGCTGCAAAAGGAGAAGGTGCTCCAGAGTGTGATAAGTTTGCAAGGTATTATCGTGCCTTGTGTCCTGGAGAATGG ATAGATCGATGGAATGAGCAAAGGGAGAATGGTACTTTTCCAGGTCCTCTCTAG